One genomic window of Halobellus limi includes the following:
- a CDS encoding DUF7093 family protein, whose amino-acid sequence MGLKCRLLGHAYGDAEVERNREEQGDEVVVTIREVQVCERCGAEQVVSQNKEVTAIRSPAEVGLDDSATTDEGDPSTVEDAQASPSQAGTTDQTDGPTATPAERGTGDESGSQTAEGARAGASASAGADTDPADADGERADESEPGSPGVSPGEDPAGASSEPIEEAESDGWETGSDDWEDVEADPDADDAVILDDEVTERDEAQWPEETDADPTRPATAEDDVPGDAATAGDPAAGDAATADDPAADEEVTNDAEIIDGDEDGDDAPRERGHGEWPERDDAPSASQWPDHEGEDEGYDATVDEDADVELGGNGLTPEVNGRADLDERGDRSVQGVAVERERPADGRSRADPDAPDEASDEGFIRARESTTLESDVPDDHIEFYCPNCGHARSAGASSMRAGDICPECKQGYIAERER is encoded by the coding sequence ATGGGACTCAAGTGCCGTCTTCTCGGGCACGCCTACGGGGACGCCGAGGTCGAGCGAAACCGGGAGGAACAGGGGGACGAGGTCGTCGTCACCATCCGCGAGGTGCAGGTGTGTGAGCGGTGTGGCGCCGAACAGGTCGTCAGCCAGAACAAGGAGGTGACGGCGATCCGCTCGCCCGCGGAGGTCGGCCTCGACGATTCCGCGACGACCGACGAGGGCGATCCGTCGACGGTCGAGGACGCGCAAGCGTCCCCGTCGCAGGCGGGGACGACGGACCAGACGGACGGACCGACCGCGACGCCCGCCGAGCGCGGCACGGGCGACGAGAGCGGGAGCCAAACGGCCGAGGGCGCCCGCGCGGGGGCGTCGGCGTCGGCGGGAGCGGATACCGATCCGGCGGACGCCGACGGTGAGCGTGCCGACGAAAGCGAGCCCGGTTCACCGGGAGTGAGTCCGGGCGAGGACCCCGCCGGAGCGTCGTCCGAGCCGATCGAGGAGGCCGAGTCCGACGGGTGGGAGACCGGCAGCGACGACTGGGAGGACGTCGAGGCCGATCCGGACGCCGACGACGCCGTCATCCTCGACGACGAGGTGACCGAGCGAGACGAGGCGCAGTGGCCCGAGGAGACCGACGCGGATCCGACCCGGCCCGCCACCGCCGAAGACGACGTGCCGGGCGACGCCGCAACGGCCGGCGACCCCGCGGCGGGCGACGCCGCGACAGCCGACGATCCGGCGGCCGACGAAGAGGTGACGAACGACGCCGAGATCATCGACGGCGACGAGGACGGGGACGACGCGCCGCGGGAACGCGGCCACGGCGAGTGGCCCGAGCGGGACGACGCCCCCTCGGCGAGTCAGTGGCCCGACCACGAGGGCGAGGACGAGGGATACGACGCGACGGTCGACGAGGACGCCGACGTCGAACTCGGCGGAAACGGTCTCACCCCGGAGGTCAACGGCCGCGCGGACCTCGACGAGCGCGGCGACCGTTCGGTCCAGGGCGTCGCCGTCGAACGGGAGCGTCCGGCCGACGGCCGATCGCGCGCGGATCCGGACGCGCCCGACGAAGCGTCCGACGAGGGGTTCATCCGCGCGCGGGAGTCGACGACGCTCGAGTCCGACGTGCCGGACGACCACATCGAGTTCTACTGCCCGAACTGCGGTCACGCCCGGAGCGCGGGCGCGTCCTCGATGCGCGCCGGCGACATCTGTCCGGAGTGCAAACAGGGGTACATCGCCGAACGCGAGCGCTGA
- a CDS encoding DUF6432 family protein, with the protein MRARREFRDRRDVEVAVLDALVDRAGDGMTVFEVRAAVDADIDEIEDALAALKRDGLISVENGDDDRVVILVADRVVPDPEEARDEEQGLVDALRDRLGL; encoded by the coding sequence ATGAGAGCGCGGCGGGAGTTCCGAGACCGACGCGACGTCGAAGTGGCGGTGCTCGACGCACTCGTCGATCGTGCGGGCGACGGGATGACCGTCTTCGAGGTGCGCGCCGCCGTCGACGCCGACATCGACGAGATCGAAGACGCGCTGGCGGCGCTGAAGCGAGACGGCCTCATCTCGGTCGAGAACGGCGACGACGACCGGGTCGTCATCCTCGTCGCCGACAGAGTCGTCCCCGACCCGGAGGAGGCGAGAGACGAAGAGCAGGGGCTGGTCGACGCGCTTCGGGACCGGCTGGGGCTGTGA
- the ygfZ gene encoding CAF17-like 4Fe-4S cluster assembly/insertion protein YgfZ, whose product MTVVTEQHEDHGATFEERGGRRIVTDYGRPERTTLAVRNGAGVIEMGYGVVVVEGDDRVEFVDDTVSNRVPGRDGQGVYALLLDPQGRIETDLYVYNAGERLLCFTPPARAAPLAEEWSENVFIRDVEVREASTDFAVFGVHGSKSTEKVASVLNGAGAPEPELSFVRGSMGGEGVTVIAGDGLAGEEGYEVVCAADAAERVFETLLTFGMNAVPFGYRTWDILTAEAGTPLFDTELDGRIPNVVGLRNALDFEKGCYVGQEVVSKVENRGRPSQRLVGLRLDSHDDASAGVDALPDAGASLVARQDGDDEAVGEVTRTVESPRLGRPIALGFVDFEVAAQLASGDGGPSLAVRTDGGAVDASVAPLPFVEGSAVSARLPSYPDE is encoded by the coding sequence ATGACGGTCGTCACGGAGCAGCACGAGGACCACGGTGCGACGTTCGAAGAGCGCGGCGGTCGCCGGATCGTCACCGACTACGGCCGGCCGGAGCGGACGACGCTGGCCGTCCGCAACGGCGCCGGCGTGATCGAGATGGGCTACGGCGTCGTCGTCGTCGAGGGCGACGACCGGGTCGAGTTCGTCGACGACACGGTCTCGAACCGGGTTCCCGGCCGTGACGGCCAGGGGGTCTACGCGCTGCTCCTCGATCCGCAGGGACGCATCGAGACGGACCTGTACGTCTACAACGCCGGCGAGCGGCTGCTGTGTTTCACCCCGCCGGCGCGCGCGGCACCGCTGGCCGAGGAGTGGTCGGAGAACGTCTTCATCCGAGACGTCGAGGTCCGGGAGGCCTCGACCGATTTCGCGGTCTTCGGCGTCCACGGCTCGAAGTCAACCGAGAAGGTCGCGAGCGTGCTCAACGGGGCGGGCGCGCCCGAACCCGAACTCTCCTTCGTGCGCGGGTCGATGGGCGGCGAGGGCGTCACCGTGATCGCGGGTGACGGTCTCGCGGGCGAGGAGGGGTACGAGGTCGTCTGCGCCGCCGACGCCGCCGAGCGCGTCTTCGAGACGCTCCTGACGTTCGGGATGAACGCCGTCCCGTTCGGCTATCGGACGTGGGATATTCTCACCGCCGAGGCCGGAACGCCGCTCTTCGACACCGAACTCGACGGCCGGATCCCGAACGTGGTCGGCCTCCGCAACGCGCTCGACTTCGAGAAGGGCTGTTACGTCGGCCAGGAGGTCGTCTCGAAGGTCGAGAACCGCGGCCGGCCGAGTCAGCGACTGGTCGGCCTCCGACTCGACAGTCACGACGACGCGTCGGCCGGCGTCGACGCGCTCCCGGATGCCGGCGCGTCGCTCGTCGCTCGGCAGGACGGGGACGACGAGGCCGTCGGCGAGGTCACCCGGACCGTCGAGAGCCCCCGCCTGGGCCGGCCGATCGCCCTCGGCTTCGTCGACTTCGAGGTCGCGGCGCAACTCGCGTCGGGGGACGGGGGGCCGTCGCTGGCGGTCCGCACCGACGGCGGCGCGGTCGACGCGTCCGTCGCTCCGCTGCCGTTCGTCGAGGGGAGCGCGGTGTCGGCGCGTCTCCCCTCGTATCCGGACGAGTAG
- a CDS encoding ATPase domain-containing protein: MHERDRLSTGIAGLDEILHGGLLRERAYMITGGAGTGKTIAGLHFLTAGIDAGENALFVAFEEDPADLAADAEQLGFDTSEITFLDLSPDADRFVDDRSYDVFEPDVVEGSGVTARIVEAVEETAPDRVFVDPLTHLQYLAPDEYQYRQEVAGFVQYLADAGATVLFSAQAAVEGERATLEYLCDGSIRLAHAPKGRTIEVTKLRGSDFLSGAHTVRITDGGMSVFTKLSPDAHGRDRDSRTLSSGVDELDALLHGGIEGSTVTVVSGPSGVGKSTTATQFASESAARGERAVFYLFEETRDTFLRRSEGVGVPIEDLEAEGTLSVEEVEPLSISPDEFATRVRSQVEERDAEFVVIDGVSGYRLSIRGDESELIRELHALGRYLKRMGVSAIFVDDLDSVTGDFEPTSSNISYLADNLLFLRYLEAYGELRKAIGVLKKRTGDFERTLREFEIGADGVHVGEPLTGLRGILTGTPEWGGDSPLEPHAADADVASGRAAGPGSGTDRADGTDGPAEDGPGRSDPSE; the protein is encoded by the coding sequence ATGCACGAGCGCGATCGTCTCTCGACCGGGATCGCCGGTCTCGACGAGATCCTCCACGGCGGGCTCCTCCGGGAGCGGGCGTACATGATCACCGGCGGCGCCGGGACGGGAAAGACGATCGCGGGACTCCACTTTCTGACCGCCGGCATCGACGCGGGCGAGAACGCCCTCTTCGTCGCCTTCGAGGAGGATCCGGCGGACCTCGCCGCCGACGCGGAGCAACTGGGGTTCGACACGTCCGAGATCACGTTTCTCGACCTCTCGCCCGACGCGGATCGGTTCGTCGACGACCGGTCGTACGACGTGTTCGAGCCGGACGTCGTCGAGGGGTCGGGCGTCACCGCGCGGATCGTCGAGGCGGTCGAGGAGACCGCCCCCGACCGCGTCTTCGTCGACCCGCTGACGCACCTGCAGTACCTCGCGCCCGACGAGTACCAGTACCGCCAGGAGGTCGCCGGCTTCGTCCAGTACCTCGCCGACGCGGGCGCGACCGTCCTGTTCAGCGCGCAGGCGGCCGTCGAGGGCGAGCGAGCGACGCTCGAGTACCTCTGCGACGGGAGCATCAGGCTCGCACACGCTCCCAAGGGGCGGACGATCGAGGTGACGAAGCTCCGCGGCTCCGACTTCCTCTCGGGCGCGCACACGGTCCGGATCACTGACGGGGGGATGTCGGTGTTCACGAAGCTCTCTCCCGACGCCCACGGTCGTGATCGGGACTCTCGGACGCTCTCGTCCGGCGTCGACGAACTCGACGCTCTCCTTCACGGCGGCATCGAGGGTAGCACGGTGACGGTCGTGAGCGGCCCCAGCGGCGTCGGGAAGTCGACGACGGCGACGCAGTTCGCGAGCGAGTCGGCCGCTCGCGGCGAACGCGCCGTCTTCTACCTCTTCGAGGAGACGCGCGACACCTTCCTCCGCCGCTCGGAGGGCGTCGGCGTCCCGATCGAGGATCTGGAGGCCGAGGGGACCCTCTCCGTCGAGGAGGTCGAACCGCTGTCGATCTCCCCGGACGAGTTCGCAACGCGGGTCCGGAGCCAGGTCGAGGAGCGCGACGCCGAATTCGTCGTGATCGACGGCGTCTCCGGGTACCGGCTCTCGATCCGCGGCGACGAGTCGGAACTGATCCGCGAACTCCACGCGCTCGGGCGGTACCTCAAGCGGATGGGCGTGAGCGCGATCTTCGTCGACGACCTCGACTCCGTCACGGGCGACTTCGAGCCGACGAGTTCGAACATCAGCTACCTGGCCGATAACCTCCTGTTTCTCAGATACCTCGAAGCCTACGGCGAACTCCGCAAGGCGATCGGCGTGCTGAAGAAGCGGACCGGCGACTTCGAGCGGACGCTCAGAGAGTTCGAGATCGGAGCGGACGGCGTTCACGTCGGCGAGCCGCTGACCGGGCTCCGCGGGATTCTCACGGGAACGCCGGAGTGGGGCGGCGACAGTCCGCTCGAACCGCACGCCGCCGATGCCGACGTGGCGTCCGGCCGCGCCGCCGGCCCGGGGAGCGGAACCGACCGGGCCGACGGGACCGACGGTCCAGCCGAGGACGGCCCCGGTCGCTCCGATCCCTCCGAATGA
- a CDS encoding PAS domain S-box protein, translated as MTGERTTPETNVLVLVSTPGNRRVLVDWIRNASAYSLVTPPGEGVERLPAFDVCLADRAGLQRFAEAIRRSQAEEGTFLPCLLVEERGRGLERLDSSLRNLIDDVVTAPIDPERLRFRIDTLARRRQLSRDLWEAEERYRRLFELAPNAKLLVDDGEITAANRAAERFFGRDSTSISGDAPERFVAAADRGPFRRLLENAPAEVTAGGPPYRTVAFETDDRTAICEVAAVRTGEGDELLVLVQDVTERIERERRLELYRRAMDEAAVGITITDPELPDNPMIYVNEKFVEITGYDRQEALGRNCRFLQGERTDETSVARIRRAIDVEESVSEILVNYRKDGEPFYNALDVMPVTGASGTVTNYLGFQRDVTEWVRNRRRLSVLDRVLRHNVRNRMNVVTGYAEQLIDHDEPAVRTAAERILDAGEDLLGQSETARHFRDVVSNESTTVDTRDLVADALDAIEEVRSGYPDVPVQTSLPDEAPIRGDQGVPLAVVEIVENAAQHGDPPVVVRIDPGPEETVLAVTDQGGGIPRHEHTVFGDAEERPTSHAGGVGLWLVRWTVERIGGRIEYSEGDGSTVELFFSTADDESDLAH; from the coding sequence ATGACGGGCGAGCGGACGACCCCCGAGACGAACGTCCTCGTCCTCGTCTCGACCCCCGGGAACCGCCGCGTGCTCGTCGACTGGATCCGGAACGCGTCGGCGTACAGCCTCGTCACACCGCCCGGGGAGGGCGTCGAGCGGCTGCCGGCCTTCGACGTCTGTCTCGCCGACCGGGCCGGACTGCAGCGGTTCGCCGAGGCGATCCGGCGGTCGCAGGCGGAGGAGGGGACCTTCCTCCCCTGCCTGCTCGTCGAAGAGCGCGGCCGGGGGCTGGAGCGGCTCGACTCCTCGCTGCGGAATCTGATCGACGACGTGGTGACGGCGCCGATCGATCCCGAGCGGCTCCGGTTCAGGATCGACACGCTCGCCCGTCGCCGGCAGCTCTCTCGGGACCTCTGGGAGGCCGAAGAGCGGTACCGCCGGCTGTTCGAGCTGGCGCCGAACGCGAAACTCCTGGTCGACGACGGCGAGATCACCGCGGCGAACCGGGCCGCAGAGCGGTTCTTCGGACGCGATTCGACGTCGATCTCGGGCGACGCCCCGGAGCGGTTCGTCGCGGCGGCGGACCGCGGTCCCTTCCGTCGACTGCTGGAGAACGCGCCCGCGGAGGTCACCGCCGGCGGTCCGCCGTATCGGACGGTCGCCTTCGAGACCGACGATCGGACCGCGATCTGTGAGGTGGCGGCCGTCCGCACCGGGGAGGGGGACGAACTCCTGGTCCTCGTTCAGGACGTGACCGAGCGGATCGAGCGCGAGCGTCGACTCGAACTGTACCGCCGAGCGATGGACGAGGCGGCCGTCGGGATCACGATCACCGACCCGGAGCTTCCGGACAATCCGATGATCTACGTCAACGAGAAGTTCGTCGAGATCACCGGTTACGACCGCCAGGAGGCGCTCGGTCGCAACTGTCGGTTCCTGCAGGGAGAGCGGACCGACGAGACGAGCGTCGCTCGGATACGGCGCGCGATCGACGTCGAGGAGTCGGTCAGCGAGATCCTCGTGAACTACCGCAAGGACGGCGAGCCCTTCTACAACGCGCTCGACGTGATGCCCGTCACAGGCGCGTCGGGGACGGTGACGAACTACCTCGGATTCCAGCGGGACGTCACCGAGTGGGTCAGGAACCGGCGGCGGCTCTCGGTGCTCGACCGGGTGCTCCGACACAACGTCCGCAACCGGATGAACGTCGTCACCGGCTACGCCGAGCAGTTGATCGATCACGACGAGCCCGCGGTCCGAACCGCCGCCGAGCGGATCCTCGACGCGGGCGAGGACCTGCTCGGACAGAGCGAGACCGCACGACACTTCCGAGACGTCGTGAGCAACGAGTCGACGACGGTCGATACCCGTGACCTCGTCGCCGACGCGCTCGACGCCATCGAAGAGGTCAGGTCGGGCTATCCGGACGTTCCCGTTCAGACGTCCCTCCCCGACGAGGCACCGATCCGCGGCGACCAGGGCGTTCCCCTCGCGGTCGTCGAGATCGTCGAGAACGCGGCCCAGCACGGCGATCCGCCGGTCGTCGTTCGGATCGATCCCGGCCCCGAGGAGACGGTGCTCGCGGTCACCGACCAGGGCGGGGGAATCCCCCGGCACGAACACACCGTCTTCGGCGACGCCGAGGAGCGTCCGACATCCCACGCCGGCGGCGTCGGCCTCTGGCTCGTCCGCTGGACGGTCGAGCGGATCGGCGGGCGGATCGAGTACTCCGAGGGCGACGGATCGACGGTCGAACTGTTCTTTTCGACCGCCGACGACGAGTCCGACCTCGCCCACTGA